In Nostoc sp. UHCC 0926, a single genomic region encodes these proteins:
- a CDS encoding chloride channel protein, which yields MTLLPPTQLRKVTEQPAFPTPSARLAHLINRFQPSPETVVLFLAMLIGGGTGMGVVTFHYSIQLIHQLMLENLMGQIGVWGAWTLACVPTLGGLIVGLMRWRTQDFGPELSSLIASSQGTEIRRPLRPVTKMLAASVSLGSGASLGPEGPSVEIGANFGMLLSVILNVSQERQRLLLGAGAAAGLAAGFNAPIAGVFFALEVVMGATSFATSAVSVVLLAAVVAALIAQIGLGAQPAFDLPVYQVRSPLELPLYLGLGLGASLVSLAYTQSIRGAKACFAGKIPGFEFLGRIPEPIHPIIGGVIIGAVALHFPQILGVGYETVEAMLQDVEFPLYLLVVLLVVKLLMTAISAGSGFIGGLFAPAMFLGASFGSAYAKILAVAFPAICDQMAAPPAYAMVGMAAVLAASVRAPLTAILMLFELTRDYRIVLPLMAAVGLSVWLVERIKPTFNSNSNLQQIGLSELKDEKVEIVEQILVEDAMYPCPKKLPATLGVLDAAVEMIRDRARSALVIDEAEQLVGILSLEDINRALALWQTYPNSLTEIPDNLSSQTLIDICTTEILYAWQDELLSEALDRMTLRGLHQLPVVARDKPDRILGLLEREQIALTCNLAVTRKALGHYLPVLPTTDIVINN from the coding sequence ATGACTCTCTTGCCTCCCACTCAACTGAGGAAGGTAACGGAACAACCTGCCTTTCCTACACCTTCCGCTCGTTTAGCTCACCTAATTAATCGTTTTCAACCATCCCCAGAAACAGTTGTGCTGTTTTTAGCCATGCTGATTGGCGGTGGTACTGGTATGGGTGTAGTCACCTTTCATTATTCAATCCAGCTGATTCACCAGCTGATGCTGGAAAATTTAATGGGTCAAATCGGCGTCTGGGGTGCTTGGACTTTAGCCTGCGTTCCCACCCTTGGCGGATTAATCGTTGGCTTGATGCGCTGGCGCACTCAAGACTTTGGCCCTGAACTTTCATCTCTAATCGCTTCCTCTCAGGGAACAGAGATTAGACGACCACTACGACCAGTTACGAAGATGCTGGCCGCATCTGTTTCTTTAGGAAGCGGTGCTTCTTTGGGGCCAGAGGGGCCGAGTGTAGAAATTGGCGCAAATTTTGGGATGTTGTTGTCTGTAATCCTAAATGTATCTCAAGAACGACAACGTTTGCTGTTAGGTGCTGGCGCCGCAGCTGGACTCGCTGCTGGATTTAATGCTCCCATCGCTGGAGTATTTTTTGCCCTAGAAGTGGTAATGGGAGCTACATCTTTCGCTACTTCTGCTGTAAGTGTGGTGCTGCTAGCGGCGGTGGTAGCAGCATTAATTGCCCAAATTGGTTTGGGGGCACAACCTGCTTTTGATTTACCTGTTTACCAAGTCCGTAGTCCTTTGGAATTACCCCTTTATCTTGGCTTGGGTTTAGGGGCCAGCTTAGTTTCTTTGGCTTATACTCAATCAATTCGGGGAGCAAAAGCCTGCTTTGCTGGAAAGATTCCAGGTTTTGAATTTTTGGGACGAATTCCTGAGCCGATTCATCCAATTATTGGCGGTGTGATAATTGGCGCAGTTGCTTTGCACTTCCCGCAAATTCTGGGCGTCGGTTATGAAACTGTAGAAGCAATGCTTCAGGATGTAGAGTTTCCACTCTACCTGTTGGTGGTGCTGTTGGTGGTGAAGCTACTGATGACTGCAATTAGTGCGGGTAGTGGTTTCATTGGCGGTTTGTTTGCACCAGCAATGTTTTTAGGTGCTTCTTTTGGATCAGCTTACGCCAAGATTTTGGCTGTGGCATTCCCGGCTATTTGCGATCAGATGGCGGCTCCCCCAGCTTATGCAATGGTAGGAATGGCAGCAGTGCTGGCTGCTAGTGTCAGAGCGCCGTTAACGGCTATTTTAATGCTGTTTGAATTAACCCGCGACTATCGCATTGTTTTACCGTTGATGGCAGCTGTGGGTTTGAGTGTTTGGCTAGTGGAAAGGATTAAACCAACTTTTAACTCTAACTCTAACCTACAACAAATTGGTCTTTCTGAATTGAAAGATGAAAAAGTGGAAATTGTGGAGCAAATTTTGGTAGAAGATGCCATGTACCCCTGTCCAAAAAAGTTACCTGCAACCCTTGGAGTCTTAGATGCAGCTGTGGAAATGATCCGCGATCGCGCCCGGAGTGCTTTAGTAATTGATGAAGCAGAGCAATTAGTTGGTATACTTTCTCTGGAAGATATTAACCGCGCCCTTGCTCTTTGGCAAACTTACCCAAATTCGCTAACTGAAATTCCAGATAATTTATCCAGTCAAACCCTCATAGACATTTGTACTACTGAAATCCTCTACGCATGGCAGGATGAACTATTATCTGAAGCTTTAGACCGGATGACTCTTCGAGGTTTGCATCAATTACCAGTGGTAGCACGAGACAAACCTGATCGCATTTTGGGTTTACTAGAAAGAGAGCAAATTGCATTAACCTGCAATTTAGCAGTTACGCGTAAGGCACTTGGCCACTATTTACCAGTCTTACCCACCACAGATATAGTTATTAATAATTAG